Genomic DNA from Pseudomonas sp. CCC3.1:
CCGCAAACTGTAGGAGCGAGCTTGCCTCGCGATCTTTTAACGATCAAAAGATCGCGAGGCAAGCTCGCTCCTACAGGGGGCCTAATGCCCGTGGCTTCTGCCCACATGGCTCGGTTCGCCTTCTGGCGCGGCCACTGAGCCGCTGACTTCCAGACGCTGCAAAATCCCACAATGATTGTTGTCCGGCCCTTCGCCGCAGCGTTGGCGCAGGTCGAGCAGTTGCACCTGCAACGCCTGTAACCCATCAATGCGCGCCTTCACGTGATGGATGTGCTCGTCGATCAGCGCATTCACGCTTTCGCATTGGTCTTGCGGGCTGTCGCGCAGGTTGAGCAGGCTGCGGATCTCTTCCAGGGTCATGTCGAGGCTGCGGCAATTGCGGATAAACGTCAGCCGCTC
This window encodes:
- the cadR gene encoding Cd(II)/Pb(II)-responsive transcriptional regulator; protein product: MKIGELAKLTDCQVETIRYYEREGLLPEPARSEGNYRLYTQAHVERLTFIRNCRSLDMTLEEIRSLLNLRDSPQDQCESVNALIDEHIHHVKARIDGLQALQVQLLDLRQRCGEGPDNNHCGILQRLEVSGSVAAPEGEPSHVGRSHGH